The stretch of DNA CGCGCAAGCAAGCCTGTACGAGAATGACATCTATAAGCTAGGATAATAATACTTTAAGTATTTAAATATTAAACCTAAAATGTACTATATCCCCGTCCTGCATTTTATATTCTTTACCCTCTAAACGCATTTTGCCTACTTCCTTGGCTTTTGCTTCACTACCGAGATTTATATAATCTTCATAGCTGATAACTTCGGCTCTAATAAAGCCTTTTTCAAAGTCGGTGTGAATAATACCGGCGGCGGCAGGTGCAAGTGTACCGTCTTTAAAAGTCCAGCTATGAGCTTCTTTAGGACCTATGGTAAAAAAGCTTTTAAGGCTTAAGAGATTATACCCTTCTTTAATGACTTTACTAAGCCCTGTTTCATCTAAACCTATAAATTTTAAGAACTCTTCTTTTTCTTCCATGTTTTCAAGTAAAGCAATCTCAGCCTCTATTTTTGAAGAAATTACAACGCTTTTAGCATTTTCTTTCTTTGCTCTTTCTGCTACTAATTTTGTAAATTCATTACCGACAACGGCATCTTGTTCAAGTACGTTACATACATATAAAACGGGTTTAGAGGTAATGAACTGCAATTGCTTTAAATTATCAACTCCTAAAGCTTCATTTAATACTCTTGCAGGTTTACCGTCTGCCAGTACTTTATAAACCTCTTTTAACGGCTCTATCTGCTCTGCCATTGTTTTATCGCCTGACTTCAAGCGTTTTGCACTTGTTGCTAAACGCTTTTCAACCGATTCTATATCGGCAAGTATTAACTCCGTTTCAATAATCTCGAGGTCATGTAACGGATCGACTTTATTATGTACGTGCGTTATATCCTCATCTTCAAAGCAACGCAGTACGTGCAGTATTGCATCGACTTCCCTGATATGAGATAAGAATTTATTACCAAGCCCCTCCCCTTTACTTGCTCCTTTAACAAGCCCTGCAATATCAACAAACTCAATATAAGACGGAATAATTTTACCGCTTCCAGCTAAATTTGCTAGTTTATGTAAACGCTCATCCGGCACTAAAACTTTGCTGCTATTAGGCTCAATAGTACAAAACGGATAATTAGCGGCATCCGCAGCCTGGCTTGTCGTTAAGGCATTAAATAACGTCGACTTACCGACATTCGGTAACCCAACAATTCCAAGTTTTAGTGTCATAAATTTTTCCGTAAATAATACATTATAGAATCTTTTTCGTAACCGTGCATAGCAAATTCAATTTTATACCCCAGTTTCTCATAAAACGGTTTTGCTTGGAAGTCCATAGTAACAAGATGAATAAAATTACAGCCTCATTCACGTGCTAAATCCTTGGCCTTTTGCATTAGTAAAGTACCGTAATTTTGGTTTCTTATATTTTCATTAACAAAAAGTGAATCAATATAAAATCCCCTCAAGAACTCATACCGCTAATTCCTGCAACAAAATTTTTATCCTGATCTAAACAGGAAAATGAAAAAGATTCAATATCTCCTACTAACCCCTTTTTTTCTCTAGCATCTTTGTTCAAAGCCTCAATAATTATAGTTCTATGAGTTCTATCCATTTCATCAGCATAAACAATTTCAAAATCTTGCTTCATAAATTTTTCCTTTCTATGTCGTTCCCGCGTGGCATTATTGCGTGGATCGGTTTATCCGTCATTGCGAGGAAAATTACGAAGTAATTGACGAAGCAATCTCAGGAGTTTTTTATTATTTCCTGAGATTGCCACGCAGCCTACGGCTGCTCGCAATGACGATTTTGGTATACATTAAATGCCTCTAACTTATTTTCTAATATCAAACCAAAATTATTAGCTATTTTATCTATAGCTTGCAACGCTGTTTCATACTCCGGTTTAGAGAAATTATTAAGTACGTAATCTGCTATATCCTGATTATTTTGCGGTCTACCGACTCCAATTCTAATCCGGTTATAATTATTACCTATAACCCCATCAATCGACTTTAAACCGTTATGCCCACCGTCACCGCCACCCGTTTTAAATTTTATTCTACCTGTTTCTAAATCAATATCATCATGAATAACAAAGATTTTTGCGGGGTGGATATTATAATATGTTTTCACCGATATCACTGACTTACCGGATAAATTCATGTAAGTAGTAGGCTTTATAAAAATTATCTTTTGTCCATCCTTAGTACTTTCAGCAATCTCGCAATTGAATTTTTTCTTTGTACTAAATGATGAATTATATTGCTCTGCTATTTTCTCTATAGCAATAAAACCAATATTATGCCTCGTATATTGATACTCTTTTCCCAGATTACCAAGACCAATAACAAGAATCATAATAATTTACCTAAAATAAATGTGATGGAAAATTTTTGAAGAAATATGATTTGGAAGAAGTGTATGAACATTCAGAATGTCATTCCTGCGTATGCGGGAATCCAGTAAAAAGCCTTAATATTGCTACACATTATTGACAAAATAAACCTAAAAAAACTAGTATTTTATAGGTTTTACTGGATTCCCGCATACGCAGGAATGACATAAAACGCGCTAACCAACAACGCCTACGACTCCTCGCAATGACGAAAAAACCGGCCCATGCAACGTCTCCTCTGCCGGAGCGATGTTACTTCCCTGCTTCAGCGGCTTGTTGTTCCCCTTCAGCTTCGGTTTTTGCTCCTCTACGTCCTATAATCGTTGCAAGAACAAATTCTTTTTTTGTAGCAAAACTACATCCTTTCGGTAATTCTATTTTTGAAGATTTTAGCGAAGTAGCAATAGGCATATTGGTAACGTCGATAGTTACGTTTCTTGGGATATTATTAACATCACATAATAAAGTAACTCTTCTTTTGACTATATTAAAATATCCGCCTCTTTTAACGCCCAAAGCTCTTTCTTTCCCTTCATATACTACAGGTACTTCCATTTTTTGGGCTTTTTCTTCTAAAAAGACAAAATCCACATGGCATACTATATCCGTCACGGGATGCAACTCCACAGCTTTCGGTAATACTTTATATTGTTTCTTATCAATTGTTA from Rickettsia helvetica encodes:
- the ychF gene encoding redox-regulated ATPase YchF produces the protein MTLKLGIVGLPNVGKSTLFNALTTSQAADAANYPFCTIEPNSSKVLVPDERLHKLANLAGSGKIIPSYIEFVDIAGLVKGASKGEGLGNKFLSHIREVDAILHVLRCFEDEDITHVHNKVDPLHDLEIIETELILADIESVEKRLATSAKRLKSGDKTMAEQIEPLKEVYKVLADGKPARVLNEALGVDNLKQLQFITSKPVLYVCNVLEQDAVVGNEFTKLVAERAKKENAKSVVISSKIEAEIALLENMEEKEEFLKFIGLDETGLSKVIKEGYNLLSLKSFFTIGPKEAHSWTFKDGTLAPAAAGIIHTDFEKGFIRAEVISYEDYINLGSEAKAKEVGKMRLEGKEYKMQDGDIVHFRFNI
- the pth gene encoding aminoacyl-tRNA hydrolase, with the protein product MILVIGLGNLGKEYQYTRHNIGFIAIEKIAEQYNSSFSTKKKFNCEIAESTKDGQKIIFIKPTTYMNLSGKSVISVKTYYNIHPAKIFVIHDDIDLETGRIKFKTGGGDGGHNGLKSIDGVIGNNYNRIRIGVGRPQNNQDIADYVLNNFSKPEYETALQAIDKIANNFGLILENKLEAFNVYQNRHCEQP
- a CDS encoding 50S ribosomal protein L25/general stress protein Ctc, whose translation is MSKILELEAKSRTEFGTGAARALRREGRVPAIIYGAGKTPVSISLEEKEITKYYRKPAFISQLINLTIDKKQYKVLPKAVELHPVTDIVCHVDFVFLEEKAQKMEVPVVYEGKERALGVKRGGYFNIVKRRVTLLCDVNNIPRNVTIDVTNMPIATSLKSSKIELPKGCSFATKKEFVLATIIGRRGAKTEAEGEQQAAEAGK